From Chloroflexota bacterium, one genomic window encodes:
- a CDS encoding phage Gp37/Gp68 family protein, with product MATKSSIEWTDSTWNPLTGCTKVSPGCKHCYAERMAFRLQAMGQPNYSNGFKLTLHEPVLEAPLSWKKPLMIFVNSMSDLFHEDVPVPFILKVFDVMRRAWWHQFQILTKRSQRLLELNSAIHWPENVWMGVSIENMDYIFRADHLRQTSARTRFLSLEPLLGPLPDLDLHGIHWVIVGGESGPGARPVRENWVTQIREQCLAASVPFFFKQWGGVSKKRAGRLLQGRTWDDSPVQGQLAFRIRDKHESETGLVRRLKGGTAP from the coding sequence ATGGCGACGAAATCTTCCATCGAGTGGACCGATTCCACGTGGAACCCACTAACGGGCTGCACTAAGGTCAGTCCCGGATGCAAGCATTGCTACGCTGAGAGAATGGCGTTCCGGCTGCAAGCGATGGGGCAACCTAATTACTCAAATGGATTCAAACTGACGTTGCATGAGCCTGTATTAGAGGCACCGCTAAGCTGGAAGAAGCCACTGATGATTTTTGTTAATTCTATGAGCGATTTGTTCCACGAAGACGTTCCTGTGCCATTCATCTTGAAGGTTTTCGATGTCATGCGGCGCGCTTGGTGGCACCAATTTCAGATTCTTACGAAACGATCACAGCGTTTGCTCGAACTTAACTCAGCGATTCACTGGCCCGAGAATGTGTGGATGGGTGTCAGCATCGAAAATATGGATTACATCTTCCGTGCTGACCATCTGCGCCAGACCAGTGCCCGAACAAGGTTTTTGTCTCTCGAACCGTTACTAGGACCGCTGCCAGACCTGGATCTTCATGGGATCCACTGGGTGATAGTCGGCGGTGAGTCGGGGCCAGGGGCAAGGCCTGTAAGAGAGAACTGGGTAACACAAATCAGGGAACAGTGTCTGGCGGCTAGCGTGCCATTTTTCTTCAAACAGTGGGGAGGGGTGAGTAAGAAGCGTGCCGGACGCCTGCTGCAGGGTCGCACCTGGGATGACTCACCTGTGCAAGGTCAGTTGGCGTTTAGAATCCGGGACAAACACGAGAGCGAAACTGGCCTCGTAAGACGTCTCAAAGGGGGCACGGCGCCATGA
- a CDS encoding MFS transporter gives MRGSLSRLTEGESHKWWALGTVAIGIFMASLDGSIVNIGLPTIMRFFRTDLPTIEWVVMAYLFTISVLLLPFGRLADMVGRKRVYTAGFIVFTSGSALCGAAQSPWQLILFRVLQAIGASMLMANGMAITTAVFPSRERGKALGINATIVATGATVGPTLGGLLIGWLGWRSIFYVNVPVGVIGTVMALLMLSEERISVLSGRPRLAFDLLGALTVAVSVLALLVALTNSQDSGWGSPSVSFLLVMFFVFLVAFLVIERHVQHPMVDLSLFRSRFFAAGNAAACLSYLAISANMFLMPFFLQLVLGYTPVQAGVLLTPVSLVIAVVAPLSGWLSDRLGARLLSSLGLAINCLALFSLSQLSISSGYGDVLARLTLLGLGQGMFQSPNNSAVMGSVPRERYGLASGFLSMMRNLGMVGGVAVSGTILASGMSSIVGHATLHDLPAATGQGGNALLLTAFMRGFQLAYSAAAAIAAIGIAASLVRGRRVQEAAKAPSDESLALLSRRDE, from the coding sequence ATGAGAGGTTCGTTGTCCCGCTTGACCGAGGGCGAAAGCCATAAATGGTGGGCTCTGGGAACAGTGGCCATCGGCATCTTTATGGCTTCCCTTGATGGCAGCATCGTCAATATCGGTCTGCCGACGATAATGCGTTTCTTCCGTACCGATTTACCCACCATCGAGTGGGTAGTGATGGCCTACCTGTTTACCATCAGTGTACTCCTTCTTCCCTTTGGGCGCCTGGCGGACATGGTGGGGCGCAAGAGGGTATACACCGCCGGATTCATCGTCTTCACCAGCGGTTCTGCCCTCTGCGGGGCAGCCCAAAGTCCGTGGCAGCTCATCCTCTTTCGGGTGCTTCAGGCCATCGGTGCCTCGATGCTTATGGCCAACGGCATGGCCATTACCACAGCCGTCTTCCCCTCGCGGGAACGAGGCAAGGCCCTGGGCATCAACGCTACCATCGTGGCCACCGGAGCCACGGTGGGACCGACGCTGGGTGGACTGCTCATCGGCTGGTTGGGGTGGCGTTCCATCTTCTACGTTAACGTGCCCGTTGGGGTCATCGGTACGGTGATGGCTCTCCTGATGCTGAGCGAGGAGCGCATCTCAGTCTTGAGTGGACGGCCAAGGTTAGCCTTCGACCTGCTAGGGGCATTGACCGTAGCTGTGTCTGTGTTGGCCTTGCTCGTGGCCCTTACCAACAGCCAGGACAGCGGCTGGGGATCACCCTCTGTTTCGTTCTTACTCGTCATGTTTTTTGTCTTCCTCGTGGCTTTTCTGGTCATTGAGAGGCATGTTCAGCACCCTATGGTTGATCTGAGTCTTTTCCGCAGTCGCTTCTTCGCTGCCGGTAATGCGGCAGCCTGCCTCTCTTACCTAGCCATCTCTGCCAATATGTTCTTAATGCCTTTCTTCCTGCAATTGGTCTTGGGCTACACCCCAGTCCAGGCTGGCGTTCTGCTGACACCGGTATCCCTGGTGATCGCCGTGGTGGCACCGCTAAGCGGTTGGCTCTCCGATCGACTCGGGGCGCGTCTCCTCTCATCGCTAGGGCTGGCCATTAACTGCTTAGCCCTCTTCTCGCTGAGTCAGCTGAGCATCAGCTCCGGATATGGGGATGTCCTGGCCCGCCTGACGCTCTTAGGGTTGGGGCAGGGTATGTTCCAATCGCCCAACAACAGCGCCGTGATGGGCAGTGTTCCTCGGGAGCGCTACGGTCTTGCCTCCGGCTTCCTCTCCATGATGCGCAACCTGGGGATGGTCGGCGGCGTGGCCGTGAGCGGTACTATCCTGGCCAGCGGCATGTCCTCCATTGTCGGGCACGCCACCCTGCATGATCTGCCGGCGGCGACGGGACAGGGAGGGAATGCCCTACTGCTTACGGCCTTTATGAGAGGCTTTCAGCTCGCCTACAGCGCGGCGGCCGCCATTGCGGCCATAGGCATTGCCGCCTCGCTGGTGCGAGGGAGAAGGGTACAGGAAGCAGCCAAGGCTCCATCCGACGAATCCCTTGCTCTGCTATCCCGGCGGGATGAGTGA
- a CDS encoding serine protease has protein sequence MPTWGELLRRLQELQAQGRRDALDVIRREALADLASYTGRNVVLYASGHLQKPRVPPELLSITNEDIEGFMEVFYGLQGRKLDIVLHSPGGRAEATEAIVKYLRSKFRDIRVFVPHEAMSAATMLACAANIVVMGRQSYMGPIDPQFQLATPLGIQSVPAQAILDQFARAKRECAEDRANLAVWVPSLQQYGPALLEQCENAIALSRELVSSWLTTWMLRRSRKREERAKRIASALSDHEELRTHGRPLDRNYLRSLGMRIEFLESDQNLQDKVLTAYHACMHTFSATAATKIIENHQGRAFIKLAQQVVIQGPPPTQPVPLPQQPPPSPPQPEAPSLQG, from the coding sequence ATGCCAACCTGGGGGGAATTGCTAAGAAGGCTGCAGGAACTCCAAGCACAAGGACGAAGGGATGCCCTCGATGTAATACGGCGTGAGGCCCTGGCAGACCTGGCTAGTTATACAGGGCGCAATGTGGTGCTATACGCAAGCGGGCATCTCCAAAAGCCCAGGGTGCCTCCTGAACTTCTCAGTATTACCAATGAGGATATCGAAGGCTTCATGGAGGTGTTCTACGGTCTGCAAGGACGAAAATTGGACATCGTGCTGCACAGTCCTGGTGGACGCGCAGAGGCCACCGAAGCTATCGTAAAGTACTTGCGGAGCAAATTCCGGGACATCCGTGTATTTGTCCCTCATGAGGCGATGTCTGCCGCAACGATGCTTGCCTGTGCTGCCAATATAGTTGTCATGGGCCGCCAGTCTTACATGGGTCCAATCGACCCCCAATTTCAGCTTGCAACTCCTCTGGGTATTCAGTCCGTTCCTGCACAAGCGATACTGGATCAGTTCGCCCGTGCCAAGCGGGAGTGCGCAGAGGACAGGGCAAACCTAGCTGTCTGGGTGCCGAGTCTGCAGCAGTATGGTCCAGCCCTTCTGGAACAGTGCGAAAATGCCATAGCGTTGTCTCGGGAACTGGTGTCAAGCTGGCTCACCACATGGATGTTACGAAGGTCACGCAAACGGGAGGAGCGAGCAAAGCGAATCGCTTCCGCCCTCAGCGACCACGAAGAGCTTCGAACTCATGGCCGGCCGCTTGATAGGAATTATCTCAGATCATTGGGCATGAGGATAGAATTCCTCGAATCAGACCAGAACCTGCAAGACAAGGTGCTAACTGCCTATCACGCTTGCATGCATACGTTTTCGGCTACTGCCGCTACGAAGATAATAGAAAACCATCAAGGGCGGGCCTTTATAAAGCTGGCTCAACAGGTTGTTATCCAAGGTCCACCGCCAACCCAACCTGTCCCACTCCCTCAGCAGCCACCGCCGTCACCTCCGCAACCTGAAGCGCCATCGTTGCAGGGCTAA
- a CDS encoding restriction endonuclease subunit S, protein MSGEWHTASIGEVAEKVAMGPFGSSIKVETFVSEGVPVISGQHLHDSRLDETPGFNFITPEHADRLKNANVQRGDVVFTHAGNIGQVSYIPWNSRYERYVISQRQFYMRCNPQHVIPQFVVYYFKTAEGQHKLLANAAQVGVPSIAQPVTYLKTIKIPLPPLPEQRAIAAILGALDDKIELNRRMNETLEAMAGALFKSWFVGLEPFRDQGMQDSLVGPIPKGWRCATVAEAVGINPPRRLERGANAVYVDMSALPTASARVLETIRRPFSGSGSRFANGDVLLARITPCLENGKTAVVDFLQDGEIGWGSTEFIVLGPKPPLGMPFNYCLARHPDFRAHAIQAMTGTSGRQRVDPGCFDHYWVAVPLPSIAERFEQQVKPWFQKMKANDDESQALGAIRASLLPKLLSGEIRVKDAEKFVEAIA, encoded by the coding sequence ATGTCCGGTGAGTGGCACACCGCCTCGATTGGTGAAGTCGCAGAGAAGGTAGCGATGGGGCCTTTCGGCTCATCAATCAAGGTTGAGACATTTGTTTCCGAAGGCGTCCCAGTTATTAGTGGCCAACACCTTCATGACTCCAGACTTGACGAGACGCCCGGATTCAACTTCATCACTCCCGAGCACGCAGACCGGCTGAAGAATGCAAACGTCCAGAGGGGGGATGTGGTCTTCACCCACGCTGGTAATATCGGGCAGGTCTCGTATATTCCTTGGAACTCACGATACGAGCGCTATGTCATTTCCCAACGGCAGTTCTACATGCGCTGCAACCCTCAACACGTTATCCCCCAGTTTGTGGTGTACTACTTCAAGACAGCAGAAGGACAACACAAGCTTCTGGCCAATGCAGCCCAAGTGGGGGTTCCGTCGATCGCACAGCCGGTAACGTACCTGAAGACTATCAAGATTCCCCTTCCTCCCCTCCCAGAGCAGCGGGCCATCGCTGCCATCTTGGGGGCGCTGGATGACAAGATTGAGCTGAACCGCCGCATGAACGAGACCCTGGAGGCAATGGCCGGGGCCCTCTTCAAGAGTTGGTTTGTGGGCCTTGAGCCTTTCCGAGACCAGGGAATGCAGGATTCTCTCGTGGGGCCAATACCAAAGGGATGGCGGTGCGCTACTGTTGCCGAAGCGGTCGGTATTAACCCACCTCGCAGACTTGAGCGGGGAGCGAACGCCGTCTATGTTGATATGTCTGCTCTACCCACAGCATCAGCACGTGTGTTGGAAACGATTAGGAGGCCGTTCTCTGGTTCAGGATCACGTTTCGCCAACGGTGATGTTCTACTAGCCCGCATAACACCCTGCCTGGAAAATGGCAAGACCGCAGTAGTCGACTTTCTACAAGATGGGGAGATTGGCTGGGGCTCCACTGAATTCATTGTGCTAGGGCCAAAGCCTCCTCTGGGTATGCCTTTCAATTACTGTCTTGCCCGGCATCCTGACTTTCGGGCCCATGCTATCCAGGCAATGACCGGAACGTCTGGCCGCCAGCGTGTCGACCCTGGCTGTTTTGACCATTACTGGGTGGCAGTTCCCTTGCCCTCTATCGCCGAACGGTTCGAGCAACAGGTGAAGCCCTGGTTTCAAAAGATGAAAGCTAACGATGACGAATCCCAAGCCCTTGGTGCTATCCGAGCTAGCCTATTGCCCAAGCTCCTGTCCGGGGAGATACGGGTGAAGGATGCGGAGAAGTTCGTGGAGGCGATAGCATGA
- the galE gene encoding UDP-glucose 4-epimerase GalE → MAVLVTGGAGYIGSVVVEELLRDGQEVIICDNLSTGHRQAVLEGAIFVQADLSDRTVLTAIFQHYPIEAVIHMAASSLVSESMVDPAPFFYNNLVNGWNLLESMRANGVKRIVFSSTAAVYGEPKNIPIREDDPLEPTNPYGESKLSLERMLRWYEQAYGLRHISLRYFNAAGASEQLGEDHRPETHLIPVVLQTALGQRLWVEVFGTDYDTVDGTCIRDYIHVTDLALAHVLALKALDEGRSGVYNLGNGDGFSVLQVIETARQVTGREIPTIVKGRRLGDPAILVASSERIRSELNWQPRFADLKTIIRTAWEWLQKHPDGYV, encoded by the coding sequence TTGGCTGTCTTAGTGACGGGGGGTGCTGGTTATATCGGTAGTGTCGTCGTGGAAGAGCTGCTGAGGGATGGCCAGGAGGTGATCATCTGCGATAACCTATCTACCGGACATCGCCAGGCCGTCCTGGAAGGAGCCATCTTCGTCCAGGCCGATCTATCTGATAGAACAGTGCTCACGGCCATCTTTCAGCATTACCCCATTGAGGCAGTCATCCACATGGCGGCGAGCAGCCTGGTGAGCGAATCAATGGTCGATCCAGCACCCTTTTTCTATAATAACCTCGTGAATGGCTGGAATCTACTCGAGAGCATGCGGGCCAATGGGGTGAAAAGGATCGTGTTCTCCTCAACAGCCGCCGTCTACGGGGAGCCCAAGAACATCCCCATCCGTGAGGATGACCCGCTGGAGCCAACCAACCCCTATGGGGAATCAAAACTCTCCCTGGAGCGGATGCTCCGCTGGTATGAACAGGCCTATGGCTTGCGCCATATCTCGCTGCGCTACTTCAACGCTGCGGGAGCTTCGGAGCAGCTAGGGGAAGACCATCGCCCGGAGACGCATCTCATCCCCGTCGTCTTGCAGACGGCCCTGGGACAACGCCTCTGGGTGGAGGTGTTCGGAACAGACTACGATACAGTAGATGGCACCTGTATCAGAGACTACATTCACGTGACTGATCTCGCCCTGGCCCACGTGCTGGCTTTGAAAGCGCTGGACGAGGGGCGCAGCGGCGTATATAACCTGGGCAATGGTGATGGCTTCTCTGTGTTGCAGGTCATCGAGACGGCGCGCCAGGTTACCGGGCGAGAGATACCGACCATCGTGAAGGGGCGCCGTCTGGGCGATCCAGCCATCCTGGTGGCCAGCTCGGAAAGGATCAGGTCCGAGTTAAACTGGCAGCCACGCTTCGCCGATCTAAAGACCATCATTCGCACGGCCTGGGAATGGCTCCAGAAGCACCCTGACGGCTACGTCTAG
- a CDS encoding three-Cys-motif partner protein TcmP, whose protein sequence is MTGNSFFDESQEQSQVKAEIVAKYFWAWAKVIIPSQKGRGNKIAYIDLFAGPGRYKDGTKSTPLLVLERAIQDPDMREMLVTIFNDADSNNTQTLCQAIDSIPGIKVLRHKPQVYNALVGEEIVKMFEQMRLVPTLFFVDPWGYKGLSLRLINLVLKDWGCDCIVFFNYNRINMGFNNESVKEHMNALFGKERADKLREQLEPMRPHKRELTIVEALAEALKEMGGEYVLPFRFKNGSGNRTSHHLVFVSKHIKGYEIMKEIMAKESSSAQQGVPSFEYNPATRSQPLLFDLSRPLDDLEGMLLNDFASRKMTMLEVYNQHHVGTPYIKSNYKDVLARLEAQGKVSADPPADQQRRRKGESTFADTVTVMFPSKGNI, encoded by the coding sequence ATGACCGGCAACTCTTTCTTTGACGAGTCTCAAGAGCAGTCCCAGGTTAAGGCTGAAATAGTTGCAAAATACTTCTGGGCTTGGGCTAAGGTGATTATTCCGTCTCAAAAAGGAAGGGGGAACAAAATCGCTTACATAGACCTGTTTGCTGGGCCAGGTCGCTATAAGGACGGGACAAAGTCCACACCATTGCTTGTCCTAGAACGTGCGATTCAGGACCCAGATATGCGAGAAATGCTAGTTACCATTTTTAACGATGCGGATTCGAACAATACTCAGACGCTCTGCCAAGCTATTGATTCGATTCCAGGTATAAAAGTGCTCAGGCACAAGCCACAAGTTTACAACGCGCTAGTTGGGGAAGAAATAGTCAAGATGTTTGAACAGATGCGCCTTGTCCCCACCCTCTTTTTTGTGGACCCTTGGGGCTACAAGGGACTATCACTTCGTCTCATTAACTTGGTGCTTAAGGATTGGGGTTGTGATTGTATTGTTTTCTTTAACTATAACCGCATCAATATGGGGTTTAATAACGAATCTGTTAAAGAACACATGAACGCCCTTTTTGGCAAAGAACGCGCAGATAAGCTCCGGGAGCAACTCGAGCCTATGCGACCTCACAAGCGAGAGTTGACTATTGTTGAAGCCCTTGCCGAAGCACTTAAGGAAATGGGCGGCGAGTACGTCCTGCCATTCCGTTTCAAGAACGGCAGTGGCAACCGCACTAGTCATCATTTGGTTTTTGTTAGCAAGCATATCAAAGGCTACGAAATCATGAAGGAAATTATGGCTAAGGAAAGCTCAAGCGCACAACAAGGCGTGCCATCCTTCGAATACAACCCGGCCACGCGCAGCCAACCCTTGCTTTTTGATCTTTCACGACCACTTGATGATCTCGAAGGTATGCTGCTGAATGACTTTGCTAGCCGGAAGATGACAATGCTGGAGGTGTACAATCAGCATCATGTCGGAACGCCCTATATCAAATCCAATTATAAGGATGTTCTCGCAAGACTTGAGGCCCAAGGTAAGGTTTCAGCCGACCCTCCTGCAGATCAGCAGCGCAGGCGCAAGGGTGAATCTACATTTGCGGACACAGTAACGGTCATGTTTCCATCGAAGGGTAACATATAG
- a CDS encoding adenylate/guanylate cyclase domain-containing protein, which produces MRFPAVEQEITVLFADVRGFTSLAERTPLDQLRKSLNVLFVAASDLLMQRDALIDKFLGDAIMALFNAPIPQSQHRQVALEAAIALQEEVAGLNLPFAIGIGINSGLAIVGNVGGGEVTDYTAIGDTVNVAARLSGLAQKGEILAGASTCEGQTHLLPSGYSCEPLSLQVKGREEPVAAYRLYPVG; this is translated from the coding sequence GTGCGCTTTCCTGCCGTGGAGCAGGAAATTACGGTCCTGTTCGCCGATGTCCGCGGTTTCACCTCCCTGGCTGAGCGGACACCTCTGGACCAATTACGGAAATCACTCAACGTTTTATTCGTCGCCGCCAGCGACCTTCTGATGCAACGAGATGCGCTGATAGACAAATTTCTGGGCGATGCCATTATGGCCCTCTTCAACGCTCCAATTCCTCAGTCCCAGCATCGGCAGGTGGCCCTTGAAGCAGCCATCGCCCTTCAGGAAGAGGTGGCGGGCTTGAATCTACCCTTTGCCATCGGGATCGGCATCAACAGTGGCCTAGCCATAGTCGGCAACGTCGGTGGGGGAGAGGTGACGGACTACACAGCCATCGGCGACACGGTGAACGTGGCGGCTCGTCTATCGGGCCTGGCCCAGAAGGGCGAGATCCTTGCTGGGGCCTCTACCTGTGAGGGACAGACCCATCTCCTCCCATCAGGGTATTCCTGTGAGCCGCTGAGCCTTCAAGTTAAGGGGAGAGAGGAGCCAGTAGCAGCCTATCGCCTCTATCCAGTCGGATGA
- a CDS encoding type II toxin-antitoxin system PemK/MazF family toxin: MSQREPKPIHEAGFPRYGDIYEVNLDPVVGSETGKHRPALVVSNDINNEFSQIVTVLPITGQPAKKQYPFEVLVPKGVAGLTVDSQIKANQIRTVDKRRLVSFRGSLPLQYLPQVEKALKIHLNLK, translated from the coding sequence ATGTCCCAGCGTGAGCCGAAGCCCATCCATGAGGCAGGTTTCCCCCGATATGGAGATATTTACGAGGTGAACCTTGACCCTGTTGTTGGGTCTGAAACTGGTAAGCATCGGCCGGCGCTAGTTGTTTCCAACGACATCAACAATGAATTCTCCCAGATCGTCACCGTCCTTCCTATTACCGGGCAGCCTGCCAAGAAACAGTACCCTTTCGAAGTTCTCGTTCCCAAAGGCGTTGCGGGCCTCACCGTAGATTCTCAGATAAAGGCCAATCAGATTAGAACGGTGGATAAACGTCGCTTGGTCAGCTTCAGAGGCTCGCTGCCTTTACAATACCTTCCACAGGTAGAGAAGGCGCTGAAAATCCACCTGAATTTGAAATAG
- a CDS encoding type I restriction endonuclease subunit R: MIQHVLTESVVEEATIDWLKGLGYQHLPGPDIACDGPHPERRNYSEVVLVERLRSALASLNPDIPTEALEDAFRKVTRPDSPSLMVNNRQFHKMLTEGVDVEYRNEEGRIVGDKVWLVDFANPDRNDWLVVNQFTVIEGQHNRRSDLVVFVNGLPLAVIELKNPVDENATIKAAFNQFQTYKTDIPSLFPYNELLVISDGTEARVGTLTAGWEWFLPWRTSDGATAAPKGVSELEVLLNGMFEKSRFLDLVRHFILFEVDGSRIAKKVAAYHQYHAVNAAVAATVGATSPKGDKRVGVVWHTQGAGKSLTMVFYAGKIVLHPAMENPTLVLLTDRNDLDQQLFGNFALAHDLLRQQPVQAESREHLRDLLKVASGGIVFTTIQKFLPEGGGRFPLLSDRRNIVVIADEAHRSQYDFIDGFARHMRDALPNASFIGFTGTPIEKDDRSTPAVFGDYISIYDIQRAVEDGATVRIFYEGRLAKLELKEEERPHIDPDFEEVTEGEEETVRERLKTKWARLESMVGTEKRIGLVAKDIVEHFEQRLEAIDGKGMIVCMSRHICVDLYDAITKLRPSWHHPDDDKGVIKVVMTGSASDPQNFQPHIRNKERREFIKKRMKDPAGSLKLVIVRDMWLTGFDAPCLHTMYIDKPMRGHGLMQAIARVNRVFRDKPGGLVVDYLGIADELKKALMDYTEGSRRDTGIPQEDAVAIMLEKYEIVCGMFHGFDYSKFITGAPAERLAIIPAAMEHILSQKDGKVRLLQAVTELSKAFALSVPHGEALKIKDDVDFFQTVRAAIAKNTQLPGKAEEELDSAVRQIVSRAVSSDEVVDIFSAASLKKPDISILSDEFLTELQGMPHRNLALELLQKLLNDEIKARARKNLVQSRSFAEMLETTIRRYQNRTIEAAQVILELIELAKQMRDAKALGEKLGLSEEEEAFYDALEVNDSAVKVLGDETLRTIARELVETVRRNVTIDWTIRESVRARLRIAVKRLLRRYGYPPDKHEKATLTVLEQAELLCKDWAG; encoded by the coding sequence ATGATCCAGCACGTCCTCACTGAGTCCGTAGTAGAAGAAGCCACCATTGACTGGCTCAAGGGTCTCGGCTATCAGCATTTGCCTGGGCCGGACATTGCCTGCGACGGCCCACATCCCGAGCGCAGAAACTACTCGGAAGTAGTGCTGGTAGAAAGGCTGCGCTCTGCCCTGGCCTCGTTGAACCCGGATATTCCTACCGAGGCTCTGGAAGACGCCTTCAGAAAGGTCACCCGCCCTGATAGCCCCAGCCTCATGGTCAACAACCGTCAGTTCCACAAGATGCTGACTGAGGGCGTGGATGTGGAGTATCGCAACGAAGAGGGGCGCATCGTGGGCGACAAGGTCTGGCTGGTGGATTTTGCCAACCCAGACCGGAACGACTGGCTGGTGGTCAATCAGTTCACCGTTATCGAAGGGCAGCATAACCGCCGCTCCGACCTGGTAGTTTTTGTCAATGGTCTCCCCCTTGCAGTGATAGAGCTGAAGAATCCGGTCGACGAGAACGCCACCATTAAGGCTGCGTTCAACCAGTTTCAGACCTACAAGACGGACATCCCGTCTCTTTTCCCCTATAACGAGTTGCTGGTCATCAGCGATGGCACCGAGGCCCGAGTGGGAACGCTGACGGCGGGCTGGGAGTGGTTCCTCCCCTGGCGCACCAGCGACGGAGCCACGGCTGCTCCGAAGGGTGTCTCAGAGCTGGAGGTGCTCCTCAACGGCATGTTCGAGAAGAGCCGCTTCCTTGACCTGGTGCGCCACTTCATTCTTTTCGAGGTAGACGGCTCCAGGATAGCCAAGAAGGTAGCAGCCTATCATCAATATCACGCCGTCAATGCAGCAGTAGCAGCCACGGTGGGGGCGACATCGCCCAAGGGGGATAAGCGAGTAGGCGTGGTATGGCATACCCAGGGTGCGGGCAAGAGCCTTACGATGGTGTTCTACGCCGGAAAGATCGTCCTTCATCCGGCTATGGAGAACCCTACCCTGGTCTTATTGACTGACAGGAATGACCTCGACCAGCAGCTCTTTGGCAACTTCGCCTTGGCCCATGATCTGCTCAGGCAGCAGCCTGTGCAAGCCGAGAGCCGAGAGCATTTGAGAGACCTCCTCAAGGTAGCCTCTGGGGGTATCGTATTCACCACTATCCAGAAGTTCCTCCCAGAGGGTGGGGGGAGGTTCCCGCTGCTGTCGGACCGCCGCAATATCGTCGTCATTGCTGATGAAGCTCATCGCAGCCAGTATGATTTCATCGATGGCTTCGCCCGCCACATGCGAGATGCCCTCCCCAATGCTTCGTTCATAGGGTTCACTGGCACCCCCATCGAAAAAGACGACAGAAGCACCCCGGCGGTATTCGGGGACTACATCAGTATCTACGACATTCAGCGAGCAGTGGAGGATGGTGCTACTGTCCGTATCTTCTATGAGGGGCGGCTGGCGAAGCTCGAACTAAAGGAGGAGGAAAGGCCACACATAGACCCTGACTTCGAGGAGGTTACTGAAGGTGAGGAGGAAACTGTCAGGGAGAGGCTTAAGACCAAGTGGGCCCGCCTTGAGTCGATGGTAGGGACCGAGAAACGGATAGGGCTTGTGGCCAAGGACATCGTGGAGCACTTCGAGCAACGCCTGGAGGCTATAGACGGCAAAGGGATGATAGTGTGCATGAGCCGGCATATCTGCGTGGACCTTTATGACGCCATCACCAAACTTCGCCCCTCTTGGCACCATCCAGACGACGATAAGGGTGTGATTAAGGTAGTCATGACCGGCTCCGCAAGCGACCCGCAGAATTTTCAGCCTCACATCCGTAACAAAGAACGCCGGGAGTTCATCAAGAAGCGGATGAAAGACCCTGCAGGCTCATTGAAACTAGTCATCGTTCGGGATATGTGGCTCACTGGCTTCGATGCGCCCTGCCTGCACACTATGTACATTGATAAGCCCATGCGTGGCCACGGCCTGATGCAGGCCATAGCCCGTGTAAATCGGGTCTTTCGTGATAAGCCCGGAGGCCTGGTGGTTGATTACCTGGGCATCGCCGACGAGCTAAAAAAGGCCCTTATGGACTACACGGAAGGCTCCCGCCGCGACACGGGAATCCCCCAGGAAGATGCGGTGGCGATAATGCTCGAAAAGTATGAGATCGTCTGTGGCATGTTTCATGGCTTTGATTATTCTAAGTTCATCACCGGTGCCCCAGCTGAGCGCCTGGCGATCATTCCTGCGGCTATGGAGCATATCTTGAGCCAGAAGGATGGAAAAGTGCGGCTACTGCAAGCCGTAACGGAGCTATCGAAGGCTTTCGCCCTCTCCGTCCCTCATGGGGAAGCGCTTAAGATCAAGGACGATGTTGACTTTTTCCAGACGGTACGAGCGGCCATAGCCAAGAACACCCAGCTACCAGGAAAAGCTGAAGAGGAGTTGGATTCGGCTGTTCGTCAAATCGTATCCAGAGCGGTATCTTCTGACGAGGTAGTCGACATATTCAGCGCTGCCAGTCTCAAGAAACCGGATATCTCAATCCTGTCTGACGAGTTCCTTACAGAGCTGCAGGGTATGCCACATCGTAATCTTGCCCTCGAGTTGCTGCAGAAGCTCCTTAATGACGAAATCAAGGCACGAGCCAGAAAGAACCTGGTCCAGTCCCGTTCGTTTGCCGAGATGCTTGAAACCACCATTCGTAGATATCAGAATCGTACCATCGAGGCTGCCCAGGTGATCCTAGAACTCATCGAACTGGCTAAGCAAATGCGCGATGCCAAAGCGCTGGGCGAAAAGCTGGGACTAAGCGAAGAAGAGGAGGCGTTCTACGACGCCCTCGAGGTGAACGATAGCGCGGTGAAGGTGTTGGGTGACGAAACGCTTAGGACGATAGCACGTGAACTCGTAGAAACGGTTCGGCGCAATGTCACTATCGACTGGACGATCAGAGAGAGCGTCCGCGCCAGGTTGCGAATAGCGGTCAAGCGACTCCTTCGCCGGTACGGCTACCCGCCAGATAAACATGAAAAAGCCACCCTGACAGTACTGGAGCAAGCTGAATTGTTATGCAAAGATTGGGCTGGCTAA